From a region of the Paraburkholderia hospita genome:
- a CDS encoding polysaccharide biosynthesis/export family protein — MCVSDRYIRALAIAILGVVLSACSAVPGQRMIVPSSIDVSGGQYSSEPRQQITVPITDINLDEIQKLQDAAKGDLSQQVQTMLNTARSDPPAYAVGKGDVLQITVWDHPELVAALGQPNPSSRPSDAAPGFLVDDEGNVQFPYAGSVHVAGLTVKEIQARIASLIAKIYKDPQVTVRVASFRWAQIYIDGEVRAPGLQQINDIPMTLPEAIGRAGGFTPNADQSRVDLIRDDQTIRINIPDLIDAGRNPARIMLQRGDMLRVAARDENGIYVMGEVNRPATILPMRSGKLTLAEALSQAGSLNQNTAEANQLFVIRAPYGSAGKPQIFHLDATSPVSMILANQFDLHPKDVVFVDNGALVKFNRVLNLLLPAINAGLTAAIVTK; from the coding sequence ATGTGCGTCTCAGACCGTTATATTCGAGCGTTAGCAATCGCTATCCTGGGAGTCGTCCTGTCCGCCTGCTCGGCCGTTCCGGGCCAGCGGATGATCGTGCCGTCATCTATAGATGTCTCTGGCGGTCAATATAGTAGCGAGCCGCGACAACAGATCACGGTGCCGATCACCGATATCAACCTCGACGAAATTCAAAAGCTGCAGGACGCCGCAAAAGGCGACCTCTCACAGCAGGTGCAAACCATGTTGAATACCGCACGGTCCGACCCCCCGGCCTATGCGGTCGGGAAAGGCGATGTGCTGCAGATAACAGTCTGGGATCATCCGGAACTTGTTGCCGCGCTCGGTCAGCCCAATCCAAGCTCGCGACCTTCCGACGCCGCTCCCGGTTTTCTCGTCGATGATGAAGGGAACGTGCAGTTTCCCTACGCTGGCAGCGTGCACGTAGCGGGTCTGACTGTTAAGGAGATCCAGGCGAGAATCGCGTCACTGATCGCGAAAATATACAAGGATCCGCAGGTCACCGTACGCGTCGCGTCATTCCGCTGGGCGCAGATCTACATCGATGGCGAGGTGCGTGCACCAGGCCTGCAACAGATCAACGATATCCCAATGACGTTGCCGGAAGCGATTGGGCGCGCGGGTGGGTTCACGCCTAATGCAGACCAAAGCAGGGTCGACCTCATCCGGGACGATCAGACCATACGGATCAACATTCCAGACCTGATCGACGCCGGCCGGAATCCGGCGAGGATCATGCTGCAACGAGGCGACATGTTGCGGGTCGCTGCTCGCGACGAGAATGGCATCTACGTCATGGGCGAGGTGAACAGGCCCGCCACCATTTTGCCCATGAGGAGCGGCAAACTCACGCTTGCCGAAGCCCTCTCTCAGGCGGGCAGCCTGAACCAGAATACGGCGGAGGCAAATCAGTTGTTCGTCATTCGAGCCCCGTACGGCAGTGCCGGCAAACCTCAGATCTTTCATCTCGATGCCACCTCGCCGGTATCGATGATTCTCGCTAACCAGTTCGATCTCCACCCTAAGGATGTGGTGTTTGTAGACAACGGCGCGCTGGTCAAATTCAACCGTGTGCTGAATCTGCTCCTGCCAGCAATCAATGCTGGCCTTACGGCAGCGATCGTGACGAAATAA
- a CDS encoding GntR family transcriptional regulator: MNKTANKHWRPDFARLRGTPYLAIAAQIEEAINKGVFVPGDRLPSQRSIADDLGFHLNTVNRAFREVARRGLGRGNAGRGTVVIARENPPVSRRR; the protein is encoded by the coding sequence ATGAACAAGACTGCAAACAAGCATTGGCGTCCGGACTTCGCACGTCTGCGTGGGACGCCATATCTCGCCATAGCTGCGCAGATCGAGGAAGCGATCAACAAAGGCGTATTCGTTCCCGGCGATCGACTTCCCTCGCAGCGTTCAATTGCAGATGACCTTGGTTTCCATCTGAACACGGTCAACCGGGCTTTTCGGGAAGTTGCGCGACGCGGACTCGGGCGTGGCAATGCTGGACGCGGAACGGTCGTGATCGCCCGCGAAAACCCACCGGTTAGCCGGCGAAGGTGA
- a CDS encoding tyrosinase family protein, translated as MGAEMAKSSINRRTFLKGSASAVALMSLPAMGATGPYTRQEWQAFKLTPQFESFKTAIRLMKAVTDATKPTSWSYWVNVHVNYCPHMVPYFCAWHRGYLYYFEQQLRIVSGDNSLTLPYWDYYSYPTIPQEFLDAATGNPLYVSGRINSNVSSALTLAPFAPSVVNFPRGTSNSYEASFESAPHNPVHNLIGGWMADMQSPTDPIFFLHHANVDRLWDAWSQQPQTTLPLPSNSYWSGSFTYAKGLTILKSKTYMPSLLNYQYASATVPTSLPPTAQQGRIIRVQAQLGPIHGRPALTGFSKTSERAIDSGRRSLGGVANMSLNEKSVSAQLQLSSSASAALQDTLKGRSAAAALQQGSNAAPATTYRSVNVVLDSVTVTELGRKGGYFYNVYLNLPEQGDVDGVSQKHFLGTLGPFEISAAMHHAESAHSQAPVLVFPATELLQRLGAGASGVVVSLVRVDGPSAPKGSAISVGELRIELSTSAP; from the coding sequence ATGGGTGCGGAAATGGCTAAATCTAGTATTAATCGTCGTACATTTCTGAAGGGATCCGCGTCTGCGGTTGCATTGATGTCGCTCCCGGCAATGGGAGCGACAGGCCCGTATACAAGACAGGAATGGCAGGCGTTCAAGTTGACACCTCAGTTCGAATCTTTTAAAACCGCAATAAGGCTTATGAAAGCTGTAACAGATGCGACGAAACCGACATCTTGGTCTTATTGGGTTAACGTCCATGTAAATTATTGTCCTCATATGGTGCCGTATTTCTGCGCATGGCATCGGGGTTATTTATATTATTTCGAGCAGCAATTGAGAATTGTTTCGGGTGACAACAGTTTGACGCTGCCATATTGGGACTATTACTCTTATCCGACAATACCCCAGGAGTTTCTGGATGCTGCTACGGGTAATCCGTTATATGTTAGCGGCCGTATAAATTCAAATGTGTCGAGTGCCCTGACGCTTGCGCCGTTTGCGCCAAGTGTAGTGAATTTTCCGCGGGGGACGAGTAATTCGTATGAGGCATCGTTCGAGTCTGCTCCGCATAATCCAGTGCATAACCTGATTGGCGGGTGGATGGCAGACATGCAGTCTCCGACAGACCCGATCTTCTTTTTGCATCATGCCAACGTGGACCGGTTGTGGGACGCATGGTCGCAGCAACCACAGACGACGTTGCCGTTGCCAAGTAACTCCTATTGGAGTGGCAGCTTCACCTATGCGAAGGGTCTTACGATATTGAAGTCGAAGACCTATATGCCTTCGCTTCTGAACTATCAATATGCCAGCGCCACTGTGCCGACTTCACTCCCGCCAACCGCGCAGCAAGGTCGCATAATCCGTGTTCAGGCACAACTCGGGCCAATTCATGGCCGTCCCGCGTTGACAGGTTTCTCCAAAACGAGTGAGCGTGCGATTGATTCAGGCCGGCGCTCGCTCGGCGGTGTGGCCAATATGTCACTCAACGAGAAGTCCGTCAGTGCGCAGCTTCAATTATCTTCGTCAGCATCCGCAGCGTTGCAGGACACGCTGAAGGGAAGGTCAGCGGCCGCGGCTCTTCAACAGGGGAGTAACGCGGCGCCAGCGACGACCTATCGCTCTGTTAACGTGGTCCTTGATAGCGTAACGGTCACCGAACTCGGTCGGAAAGGTGGCTACTTCTACAACGTGTATTTGAATCTTCCCGAGCAAGGGGACGTCGACGGTGTGAGCCAGAAGCACTTTCTCGGCACGTTAGGCCCATTCGAAATATCCGCCGCGATGCATCATGCCGAATCGGCGCATAGTCAAGCGCCTGTCCTGGTTTTTCCCGCCACCGAACTCTTGCAGCGCCTCGGAGCCGGGGCTTCCGGAGTGGTCGTCTCGCTGGTGAGAGTCGATGGCCCAAGTGCGCCGAAAGGGTCGGCCATATCGGTTGGCGAGCTGCGGATTGAATTGTCAACGTCCGCCCCTTGA
- a CDS encoding GNAT family N-acetyltransferase: protein MRTQGTHIQVVTDPRAFAALKDDWTDLWSRSDGQYHESFAVCSLSWQNLAKPQGGALRCVVGYSDSKLVMVWPLALYRRGLWTMLRSLGPDSADYSSILLDPKEDTVRLTQLAIRAAMKDCGAAIIRLPYVYTDSKLFRFLSGKRSCSYNEPRHASVAYLRQIQDWDSFCGSLGTLSGKKPGALERRIAKKGALQAVVIAATDRHAISELVDWTLEHKRKWAQHASKQGAWLYSQGYRDFLVAILSAQPDQPAARLHVILFDQKPLATTIVGMGKSSVKGLITGFDEEFSKYSPGHLVVEHMVKWAYDHNFDFDFGVGTEPFKAYWSRNNESQYASVEIPASAWGRVALSAKRLLHMKAASPRFSWFKGGKVSSPANDNATLGNGALHRQADDQLAN, encoded by the coding sequence ATGCGCACACAGGGAACGCACATTCAGGTCGTTACGGATCCGAGAGCATTTGCAGCATTGAAAGATGACTGGACCGACCTCTGGTCAAGGTCCGACGGTCAGTATCACGAATCGTTTGCCGTATGTTCGCTAAGCTGGCAGAACTTGGCGAAACCGCAAGGCGGCGCATTGCGCTGCGTCGTCGGTTATTCAGATTCGAAACTGGTAATGGTGTGGCCGCTTGCTCTGTACCGTCGCGGGTTGTGGACAATGCTGAGATCGTTGGGCCCAGACTCTGCGGACTATTCGTCGATACTGCTTGATCCTAAGGAAGATACGGTCCGATTGACACAACTAGCCATACGTGCGGCAATGAAAGACTGTGGCGCAGCGATCATTCGGCTGCCCTATGTTTACACTGACTCGAAGCTGTTTCGGTTCCTGTCCGGGAAGCGATCATGTAGTTACAATGAGCCCCGACATGCAAGTGTCGCGTATCTGCGACAGATACAGGACTGGGACTCGTTCTGTGGGTCGCTCGGTACCTTGTCTGGTAAAAAGCCCGGTGCGCTCGAGCGTCGCATCGCCAAAAAAGGAGCCTTGCAAGCGGTGGTCATAGCGGCCACCGACAGGCACGCCATTAGTGAACTGGTCGACTGGACGCTGGAACACAAGCGCAAGTGGGCCCAGCATGCGTCGAAGCAGGGAGCCTGGCTATATTCGCAGGGCTATCGTGACTTTCTTGTTGCCATACTGTCTGCACAGCCCGATCAGCCGGCTGCGCGCCTTCATGTCATCCTGTTTGATCAAAAGCCGCTCGCCACGACAATTGTAGGAATGGGCAAATCATCCGTTAAAGGATTGATCACAGGATTTGACGAAGAATTTTCAAAATACAGCCCGGGGCATCTTGTCGTCGAACACATGGTGAAGTGGGCATACGACCACAACTTCGATTTCGACTTTGGGGTTGGCACAGAGCCGTTCAAGGCGTACTGGAGCCGCAATAATGAGTCACAGTATGCGAGTGTCGAGATTCCGGCGAGTGCCTGGGGCCGCGTCGCTCTGAGCGCGAAGAGGTTACTGCATATGAAGGCGGCCAGTCCGCGCTTCTCATGGTTCAAAGGCGGCAAGGTGTCGTCTCCAGCCAACGACAACGCAACACTAGGAAATGGAGCATTGCATCGTCAAGCGGACGATCAGCTTGCGAACTGA